The Meiothermus sp. QL-1 DNA window CTTCTGCGGGCTGAGGAGGAGATCCGGCTGGCCAGCGAGTTCAAGTACGTGGTGGTCAACGACCAGCTCGACAAAGCAGTCTCCGACTTTGCCGCCATCATCCAGGCCGAGCGGCTTCTGCAGCCGCGCATGGGGGAGGCCATCACCCAGGCCCTATCCAGGGACCCGGCGCTGGAGGCCGAGCTCGACGAGCTGGAGCGGCGGCTCGGCTCGGGGGGCTCAAAGTAGGCTGCGTAGGGCTCCACCCTCGACCATAAGGGCCTGCCCGGTCAGGTAGCTGGCCCGCTCTGAGAGCAAGAACACCGCTACATCGGCGATTTCCTGGGGCGAGGCCAGGCGGCTCATCGGGATGAGGGCCGTTTGCTCGGCGTGGGCCGCTTCGAGGCTCACCCCCCTCTGTGCAGCGCGGTGGGCCAGAATTGCCTCCAATCGCTCGGTTTGGGTGTAGCCCGGGCCTAGGGTGTTGACCGTGATGCCCCAGGCAGCCACCTCCCGCGCCAGCGTCTTGGCGTAGCCGGTGAGCCCGGCCCGTAGGGTGTTGGAGAGGGCCAGGTTCTCGATGGGCTCCCTTACTGCCAGCGAGGTGATGTACAGGATGCGCCCGAACCGGCGGGCCTGCATGCCGGGCAGCAGGGCCCGGGTCAGGTCCACCATGGGGTACAGAAGCTGTTCAGCGGCGTTGTGCAGCTCCTCGGAACGGAGGGCTTGGGCCGGGCCCGGGGGAGGGCCCCCGGTGTTGCCCAGAAAAAGCTCCACCTGGCCCAGCCTTTCGAGCTCGGCGAGCAGGCGGGCCCGCTCGGGCGGACGGGAGAGGTCGGCCGGCACCGCGCGGGCCCAGCCCCCCTCGCGCTCAATTGCCCCTATCAGGGCCGAGAGCCTGTCTGGGTTCCGGGCCACCGCCACCACCCGTGCCCCCTCCCGGGCCAGGGTGAGGGCGACAGCCCGCCCGATGCCCTGTGAGGCCCCGGTTACTAGGGCCAGCCGGCCGGCGATGCCCAGGTCCATGTCATCGTAGGTGCTTCAGGTACCAGCAGAGGGTGGGGCCGCTGTCGCGCAGGTGGGTGAAGCCCATGCGCTCCCAGAAGCGCTTGGCCTGCTCGTTTTGGCCGTAGACCACGGCGTAGAGCCTCTCCATGCGGTTTTTCAGTAGGGCCTCGAGCTGCTCCACCGCGGCCTTGCCCAGGCCGCGCCCTTGCAGACTTTCCTCAATCAAGAGCAGGCTGATGGTGGCCGAGTGCCGGTCGGGGTGGGCCACCTTGTAGTCCAGGAACCCCACCACCCGCTCGCCCTGCCTGAGCAGCACCGCCTGGCGGCGGGTGTCGTGGCGCAGGGTCTCGAGCTCCCGCTGGATGTCGTTCAGGCTGGGGGTCTCCCCGCCTATGAGGGCGATGTAGGTGGGGCAGCTCAGGTACAGGTTGTGCACAACAGGGGCCAGGTCGCTGGTGACGGGCAGGAACTCGAGCTGCGTGGAAACCCTCATAGGCGCTTGTCTAGGATTTTAACCCAGTCCGGCCCGGCCTGGGGTGTATTTTGCGCCTGAAAGTGCGACCCCCGGGGCGGGCCCGGGGGTTGTGGCTCTAGGAGCGCCTGGCCGGCTCTACCACGCTCACATTCGCAGCTTGGGGACCCTTACCGTTCTTGCCGGGTTCAATCTCAAAGGTGACCACGTCGCCCTCGTTCAGGGTGCGAAAACCCCGCGCCTGGATGGCGCTGTAGTGCACGAAGACGTCCGGCTCGCCCCCTTCCCGCTGGATGAAGCCGTAGCCCTTTTCCGCGTTAAACCACTTGACTCGACCTCTATGCATACTGCTCCTTGCTACAGGCAGCTTCCACGGAAGCCGCCCGGCCCAGGACTAAGGCGCTGAACTACCCAAAGGTCGCCTGGCCCAGGCCGGGTCGCGAGCCGCTGCAACCAGACCGGGGACAAAACAACACGGGCCACCTTACACTCCCAGACGCCCGTAGGATAGCATTCCCTGCCCGCCCTGTCTACTGGCCGGCCTGCTTGGACTGGATGAAGTCGATGGCGTCCTGTACGGTGCGGATTTTCTCTGCCTCCTCGTCGGAAATCTCCAGGCCGAACTTGTCCTCCAGGCCCATGATGAGCTCCACCGTGTCCAGGCTGTCGGCGCCCAGGTCCTCGATGAAGCGGGCTTCGGGCACCACCTTTTCCGGATCAACGCCCAGTTTGTCCACAATTACCTCGCGGATATCGTCCAGGATAGCCATGTTCGAACCTCCACGTCGGGGCTTACTTCACCTGCGGGATTCTACCACAACTGGACCCGAGAAGACGGCCTGCCTAGTGGGGGGTCAGGCCCCCGTCCACGCACAGGGTTTGGCCGGTGATGTAGCCCGCCTCATCGGAGACTAAGAAGGCCACCGCCTGGGCTACCTCCTCGGGCTTACCGAAGCGCCCGGCGGGAATCTGTCGGAGGTACCCGTGCGCCACCTCCTCAGGAAGGCGCGCGGTCATATCGGACTCGATGAACCCTGGCGCAACGGCATTGACGGTGATGCCCCGGCTGGCGTACTCCTTGGCCACGGCCCGGGTGAAGCCGATGAGCCCCGCCTTGGCCGCCACGTAGTTGGCCTGGCCTGGGTTGCCCAGGATGCCCACCACGCTGCTGATGTTGACCACCCGGCCCCAGCGGGCGCGCATCATCAGCTTGATGGCCTCCCGGGTGGTGTGGAAGATGGCGCTCAGGTTGGTGGCGATGACCGCATCCCAGTCCTCGTCCTTCATGCGGATGAGAAGGGTGTCGCGGGTGATGCCGGCGTTGTTGACCAGCACCTCCAGCCCCCCCAGGGCAGCGTGGGCCTCGACCACCAGCCTCTGCGCGGCTTCGGGGTGGCGCAGGTCGGCCCCTAACACCACCACCTGCGGTGCCCCCAGGGCCCGGGCCTCCTCGGCGGTGGCCCGGGCCGCGGCCTCGTTGCCGGCGTAGTGCACAGCCAGGGCGTACCCCCGCCGGGCCAGCTCGAGCGCAATCGCCCGCCCAATCCCTCTCGACGAACCGGTTACCAGCGCTTTTCGCATCCTGCCTCCTGCAAGTACCGGGTGATTTCCTCCGGTGTGGTGAGGGCCCGGGCCTCCACCCCTTCCAGGGTGCGCCCCACCAGGCCGGTGAGCACCTGGCCGGAGCCGAACTCGAGGTAGGTCCTCACCCCTCGCGCCTGCAGGTCCTTCAGCGTCTCCACCCAGCGCACCGGGTGGGTGATCTGGGTCAGGAGCAGTTCCCGGATCTGCTCAGGGTCCTCCTCGGGTTGGGCCCGCACGTTGGAGTAGACCGGGAAGCGGGGGGGGTGAAGCCTGACCTGGGCCAGCTCGGAGCGAAGCCGCTGCTGGGCGGGCCGCATCAGGGAGGAGTGGAAGGGGGCCGAGACCGCGAGCGGCACTACTCGGGCCCTGTGGGCCTTGAGCCGTTCGGTGGCCTGGGCAATGCCCTCTGTGGTGCCCGAGATGACGGTCTGCTCGGGGGCGTTGTAGTTGGCAATCTCTACCCCCTCGAGGCCCTCGATGAGCTCCTGAATGGTGGCGGCTGGCAGTTTGAGCACCGCGGCCATGGCCCCGGCCCCCACCGGCACCGCCTCTTGCATGTAGGCCCCCCGCTTGCGCACCAGCCGCAGGCCGTCCTCCAGGCTGAGGGTGCCTGCGGCCACGTGGGCCGTCCATTCGCCCAGGCTGTGCCCGGCGGCGAATTGGGGCGGGGGCCCCCCGGCCTCCAGATAGGCCTGGAAGGCGGCGTATCCCACGGCCAGCAGGGCCGGCTGCTGGTTGACGGTGAGCCTGAGCTCCTCCTCAGGGCCCTCCAACATCAGCCTGAGCAGGCCGGGCAGGACGGCCTCGGCCCGCTCCAGCGCCTCCCGCGCTGCCCTGGAGCCCTGGTAAAGGGCCCGGCCCATGCCCACCGCCTGCGACCCCTGACCCGGAAAAAGCGCTGCGACCATGCCTCACCTCAGTCGGGCTGCCACCAGGTCAGGACGCTGGCCGCCCAGGTCAGGCCTGCCCCGAAGGTCACGAAGAGGATGTGGTCCCCGTTCTTAATCTTCCCCGCGTCCAGAGCTTCCTGCAGGGCGATGGGGATGGAAGCGGTGGAGGTATTACCGTAGCGGTCCACGTTGACCCAGACCTGCTCGGGGGGAAGCCCCAGCCGCTCCCGGGCCGCCTCGATGATGCGGGCGTTGGCCTGGTGGGGAATCAGGTACTTGATATCCTCGGGCTTCAGCCCGGCCTTCTCGATTGCTTCCAGGGTGGCGGTGTTCATCACCCGCACCGCGAACTTGAAGACCTCCCGCCCATTCATGTAGGCATAGGGCCCCATGGGCGTTCCGTCCGGCAGGCAGGGGGCCACGCAGCGCAGGGTGAGCTCCCGACCGCCCGAACCGTCCGCCCCCAACACGAAGGAGCGGAAGCCGTAGCCCTCGGGCACCGGCCCGATCACCGCTGCCCCTGCCCCGTCGCCGAAGAGGACCGCGGTGGAGCGGTCGGAGAAGTCCAGAATTTTGGACAGGGTCTCCGAGCCGATGGCCAGGACCTTGCGCGCCAGGCCGCTTTTGACCAGGGCGTGGGCCTGGGCGATGGCATAGCCCCAGCCCGGGCAGCCCGCCAGCAGGTCGTAGGCCCCGGCGTTGAGGCCGAAGCGGTCCTGCACCAAAGCCGCGGTGGCGGGAAAGAGGGCGTCGGGGGTGTTGGTGGCCACGATGACCAGGTCCACCCCCTCCAGGGCGCTGGGCCCGTGGCGGCGCACCAGGTCTTCCACCGCGCGGAAGGCCATGTGGGAGGTGTACTCCCCCTCGGCCGCCAGCCGGCGCTCGCGGATGCCGGTGCGCGTGACGATCCACTCATCGGAGGTGTCCAGGAACTTCTCAAAGTCGTGGTTGGTCATGACCCGCTCGGGGGCATAACTGCCTAGCGCCAGGATACCTGTGTTCAACTTCGCCTCCCCAGAAGCCCTTCGGGCACTCCAACAAAGATATCACCCAGGGTCTAGAGGCCAAGCCCGGCCGGGGCAAAGCCTAAACCAAGTCTAAAAAGACCAGCCCCTAGGGCTGGCCAAAGGGAAGAAGGCCGGTTAGGCCCCCACCTCCAACACCTTGCGGCCGGCGTAGTAGCCGCACTGGTCGCAGACGGTGTGGGGGGGAATTTTAGCCCCGCACTGGGCGCACTTGACCAGGGTGGGTGGGGTGAGGGCCGAGACCACCGCCCGGCGGATGTCCCGGCGGGACTTGGAAACCTTCTTTTTGGGTACAGGGTGCTTGGCCATCTTGGGTCACTTCCTTCGCCAAACGGGCAAACCGCTCTCCAATCTACCCTCTACAAGGCAAAAGGTCAACCGCCTTGGGGCCTGTTATGATGGGGCAGGTTTGGAGGAGCTATGAGGCGAATCGTCGCGCTTGCGGCCCTTATCGTCGGATTGGCCTTTGCCCAGGTGCCCACCTACCCCGAGAACACCGTGGGCCTGGGCTATGGGGTGGGTCGGGGGCTTGTGCTCCAGGCCGGTGCTGCCCTGCCCTTCAGCCCTCTGGGAATTGACACCGGGCTGGAGCTCGAGCTCATCGTGCCCACCACCTTTAACAACTTTGAGGCCTGGGCCCTTTTCAAGGCCAACCTGCTGCCCGCCCTGACCCTGGCCGATCTCTCGCTTTCAGCCGGGCTGGGCCTGGACCTGAGCTACAACACTCAAAACAGCGTCTTCGGCCTGCACCTGGGGCCCCTGGCCAGCCTGGAGATACCCGGCGGGGCCGTTTCGGGGTATCTGGGCCTGGGCTTCAAGGGCGGCTTCAGCCTGGCCTACGGCCTGGGGGGGCGGCTGTACCTCGAGCCCATCGCCCTCGAGGTAGGCCTCTCCGACCGCTACCCCCTCAAGGTCGCCCTCCTCTACCTCTGGTAGCGGGGGATGCGCTGGGCGCTCTTTCTCCTGGCGGCCTTGGGCCTGGCCTGGGCCCACCCCGTCTGGGTGCTCACCCCCCAGGGCCGCCTCCAGGGTGGGGTGAACGAGAAGGCCCAGGTGGCCTACTTCCTGGGCATCCCCTACGCCCGGGCCGGGCGCTGGCAGGCCCCAGAGCCGGTGCTGGCGCTTCCTGGGGTCTTCCGGGCCACCGAGCCGGGCCCGGCCTGCCCCCAGCGGGGGGTCTTCACCACCCGGCTGGGGGGGTATCTTCCCCCTCAGAGCGAGGACTGCCTGAACCTGGCGGTCTGGGCCCCCCTCCGCCCCCCGCCCCCCGAGGGGTACCCGGTGATGGTCTTCATCCACGGCGGCAGCTACACCGGGGGAGGCTGGGCCGAGCCCCTCTACGACGGCACCGCCCTGGCCGCGCGGGGGGTGGTGTTGGTGAGCCTCAACTACCGCCTGGGGCCCCTGGGCTGGCTGGCCCTGCCGGCCCTGCAGCGGGAGTCGCCCCGGGGCACCACCGGCAACTACGGGCTTTTGGACATGCTCGAGGCCCTGCGCTGGGTGCAGCGGAACATCCGGGCTTTCGGGGGGAATCCGGATAACATCACCCTTTTTGGCCACTCGGCCGGGGGTATGGCGGTCTGCACCCTCTTGGCGGTGCCGGAGGCCCGCGGGCTTTTCCACAAGGCCATCCTCCAGTCGGGAGGGTGCGGCTACGTGCGCACCCTGGCCGAGGGTTTTGCCGCCGGGGCGCGCTGGGCGGCCCAGATGGGCTGCGCTGCGGACGACCTGGCCTGCCTGCGGGGGCTTCCCCTGGAGCGCATCTTTCCCCCAGAGGACCGCAGCATCGGGGCTCTTCTAGAGCGGCTGGAGGCTGGGGAGTTCGCCCTGGTGCCCTGGAAGCCCCACCTGGACGGGGTGGTGCTCCCCAGGGTTCCGCTGGAGGCTTTGAGGGAGGGGGCGGCCGCAGATGTTCCCCTCATAGCCGGGGCCACCACCCAGGAGGCCTGGGGGGAGCGGGTTTTGGGTCCCTCGAGCTGGGCTGAGTTCGTTCGCCGGGTGGAGGAGAGGCTTCCCGGCCAGGGCCCGCGGGCCAGGCAGCTTTACCAGGCCCGCGCTTCCAGCCCAGCCGAGGCCTGGGCCTACTTCCAGACCGACCGCATCCTCTTCTGCCCGAGCCTGGCCGCCGCCCACGCCCAGGCCCCCCATGCCCCCGCCTACGCCTATTTGGTGGACTGGGCCTCCCCGGTGCTGCCAATTCTGGGGAGCTTCCACGGGATTGAGCTGCCGCTGCTTTTCGGCACCGAGCGGACCTGGCCGGCCCTGGCCTTGTTCCTTACCCAGGAGGCCCTGGAGGGCTCCCGCTCTTTGGCCCAGGCCCTCCAGGAACACTGGGTGAACTTTGCGGCCACGGGGGCCCCCTACCTGCGCGGCTGGCCTGAGGTTAAAAGCGGCTACGCCCTGGCCCTGACGTTCCAGCCCGGCCTGGTGCCCGACCCCTTTCCCGAGCGCTGCGCCTTGTTTCGCTAGCGCCAAGCCCCTAGCATGATGGAGTGCCGGTGCTTCGGGTGTCTGCCGCCGACCAGTACCTCATCGCCACGGGCGATACCCCTTTGCTCGAGGTCTGGGCTGCCCTACCCCAGGGGCTCTACCCGCCCTTTCCCCCGGTGGAGCTGCCTGGGGGGCTGGACGGGCTTTTGCAGCGGGGGGGGTTTGGCCAGACCTTCTTTTTAGGGGGTGAGGTGCTGGGGCTTCTTTTTTCTACCCCCAGGGGCCGGCTGGTGCGGGCAGGGGGTCTTACGGTCAAGAACGTGCAGGGCTACGACCTGGTGCGCCCCTTCGTGGGAAGTTTTGGGGCCCTGGGGGTGGTACAGGAGACCACCTTGCGGCTCAGGCCGGGCCGGGCCTGGGTCTTTTTGCGGCGGGTGGGCGAGCTGGCCGAGCCCCCCCTCAGGCCCCGCTTTCTTTGGCAGGAGGGGGCCTACACCTACGCCCTGCACTTCGGCCACCCCCGGGAGGTGCAGCGCTTCAGGGACAGCTTCGGTGGGGAGGAGGTGGCCGGCTGGCTGGACTACCGGGGCTTCTTCCCCCGGGGTATGGGGATAGGGATGGGGCCGGTGGCCGACCTGCGCTTCGGCTGGGCCGACGGCGGCGCCAGGCCCGATATGCCCGAGGCCTACCGGTGGCTGGCGGAGGCGCTGTGACCCCCCGCTTCACCCCTCCTGAGGCCCTGCGGCCCTACCAGCGGCGGGTGCAGGTAGGGGGGGTGGGGCTTCACCTCTACGACACAGGCCCGGGCCAGGGGCCGGCCTTTTTGCTGGTTCACGGCCTGGGGGATGAGGCCGACACCTGGCGCAAGCTCTTCCCCCTGCTCAGGGGCCGGGTGATAGCACCGGACCTGCCCGGTTTCGGGCGCTCGGAGCACCCCAGGCGGGCCTATACCCTGGGCTTCTTCGCCCGGGTCCTGCTGGCCTTGCTGGACCACCTGGGGGTAGGGCGCGCGGTGCTGGTGGGCAGCTCGCTGGGGGCGGCGGTGGTGCTGGAGATGGCCCTGCGCCGGCCTGAGCGGGTGGAGCGGCTTTGCCTGGTGGGGGGGCCACCCTGGGGGCGGCCAAGCCGGGCGCAGCTTCTGCTCCTTACCCCTGGTCTGGGCGAGCGCCTGTACAACCGCCTCCGCGCCTCCCAAGAAGCGGCCTACGCGAGCCTCGAGCCCTACTACGCCCGCTTCCAGGCGCTTCCTCCGGAGGACCAGCGATTCTTGCGCGAGCGGGTCTGGGAGCGGGTCTGGAGCGACGACCAGCGCCGGGCCTTCTTCTCCACCCTTCGCTGGATGGCCCTGAGAAGCCTCTTGGGCTGGCGCTGGCAGGGGCTTGCGCCGCCGGTTCACCTGGTCTGGGGGGCGGAGGACCGGGTGGTGCCCCCCGGGGTGGGGCGGCGCCTGGCGGCGGCGATACCGGGGGCTCGCTTCAGCCTGATTCCCGATTGTGGCCACCTGCCGCAGCAGGAAAAGCCCCTGGAGCTGGCCCGACTTCTCTAGGGGTCCTGCGCGCGGCAGGCCGGGCACAGCCCCTCGTACTCCACCTGCACGTGCTCGATTGAGAACTCGGGGTACCTGGCCCGCACCTCGCTCAGAAGGTCGGGCAGAGGATGGATGATGTCGAAAAACTGGCCGCATTGGCGGCAGACCATGTGCAGGTGGCCGTCCAGGTTGGCCTCGTAGCGCACGGCCTCCCCTGGACGCGAGAGGGGAACCAAATACCCTTCGGCGATGAGGGCGTCCAGGGTGCGGTAGACCGTGCCCAGGCTGATGCGGGGCACCTTTTTACGTACCTCGGCGTAGACCCAGGCCGCGTCGGGGTGGTGGCCCTTGGCGTTTTGCACCACCTCGAGCACAGCCCTGCGCTGCTTGGTCAAGCGTTTGATCGCCATCTTGCACTCCGGCCTCGGCCCGTGGGCGGGCCGTAATTCCTACTAAGTATATCAGGATTACGGCCAAATCAAAGCCCCTCAACCAGGCGTCTGGCCATGGCGGCCCGAAACCGGGCGGCCAACGGGGCTGCCATAGCCGCCCGGAGCTGCTCCGGGGAGGGGGCCGGGTCGTACCAGAGTTGGAAGAGCCCCTCCACGGTGGGCCAATGGGCAGGGGCGGGGATTTTCTCGATGGGTTGCCCTGGCCTGAGCCACCCCTCCGCCAGCACCCGGGCGTAAAAGCCGGGCCGCCGGGCCTGGCGAAAGCGCCGGACGAACCCCGGGTCCCCCATGCGGGCTGCGAGGGTGGCGCAGGGGATGCGGGGGGCGCTCACCTCCAGCACCACCTCCCCAATGCGAAAGCGGTCCCCGATGCGAAGGGGTGGGGGGCCAAAGCTGGAGAAAACCAGGTTCTCGCCAAAGCTGCCGGGGGCTAGGGCCTCCCCCAGCTCCTCGGCCCAGTAGTCGTAGTCGGCCTGGCTGTAGACGTAGACCGCCTGGTCGGGCCCGCCGTGGTGTTCGCTGTCGGCGATGTAGTCGCCCTCCAGGCCCCAAAACGTGGCCCGGGCCTCGGCCACCGGGGTCTTGTGGATGCTGGTGGGCAGGCCCTTGGTGTGGGCTAGCTGGATGGAGCAAAGGCGCATACCTAGGTCCTAGCCAGCCGGTCCCGCAAGAGCCAGAAAGCCAGCCCCCGCCAAAGGAGCAGCAGGGCCAGGGTGGTGGCCAGGCTAACCGCCCAGAAGACCAGATAGCCCGCGTCAAAGGACTTCTGCAGCACCATGAAGCGAAGCCAGACCCCAGCGCTCACCCCCAGGGCCCAGGTGTAGAGCAGGTTGCGCCAGGTGGGCCGGGTGTAGGTGCGCAGGAAGGGGGCCAGCAGGAACCAGGCCAGCAGGATGGGCAGAGCGTTGCGCGCCAGGCCGGCCAGGCTCAGGGGTTCCCCGTGACTCTTCAGCCCTACGAGGGCGAAGGCCACGATGGCCAAAGCGTCGCCCCAGGCCAGCAGGCGGCCTCGAGTCTTGGGGGAAGGTCTCATACCCTCTCGGTTGCCTCAAAGAAGACCTTTTCGGCCCGGTAGGAGCTGCGCACCAGGGGTCCGCTGAAGACCTCCATGAAGCCCGCCTCATAGCCCCAGTCGCGGTACCTGGCGAACTCCTCCGGGGTCACGTAGCGTTCAACCGGCAGGTGGTGCTGGGTGGGGCGCAGGTACTGGCCCAGGGTGAGGATGTCCACCCCCACGGCCCGCAGGTCGCGCATGGCCTCCCGGATCTCCGCCTCGGTCTCGCCCAAGCCCAGCATCAGGCTGGACTTGGTGAGCACCTCGGGGCGCACCTTCTTGGCGTGCTCGAGCACCCTCAGGGTCTGGTCGTAGCCCGCGCGGGGGTCGCGCACCTTGGGGGTGAGGCGGCGAACGGTCTCCAGGTTGTTGGCGAACACCTCCTGGCCCCCCTCCAGCACCACCTCCACGCTCCTCAGGTTGCCCTGGAAGTCGGGGGTGAGGGTCTCCACCTTGACCCCGGGGTCGAGCCGCTTGATCTGCCGCACGCACTCGGCGAAGTGGGCCGCCCCACCGTCGGGCAGGTCGTCGCGGTCCACCGAGGTGAGCACCACGTACCTGAGCCCCAGCTCGGCCACCGCCTGGGCCACGTGCAGGGGCTCCAGGGGGTCCACCCAGCCCCTGGGGTTTCCGGTGTCCACCGCGCAGAACTTGCAGGCCCGGGTGCAGACGCTGCCCAGCACCATGATGGTCATGGTGCCGTGGCTCCAGCACTCCCCGATGTTGGGGCAGCGGGCTTCCTGGCAGACGGTGAAGAGGCGCAGGCGCTGGGTGAGCTCTTTCAGGCGGTGGTAGTTGGGCCCGGTGGGCGCGGTGGCCCGCAGCCAGGCCGGCTTGTTGCGGTCGACGGGTTCGGGCCGCTCCTGCGCGATGCCGCCCGGGACCACCTTGAGTTCGATAAGACCCCCGTTTTGGAAGTCCTCTAGCTGGATGGTTTTGAGGTTCCTCATGCTGGCTCCTTGGTCGGAAAGGCTGGGAAGACCTGGGCCATGGCCTCTACCACCCGCTCTGCCACCTCCTCCAGGCTCAGGGGGTGGCCCAGGATTTTTTGCAGCGAGGTCA harbors:
- a CDS encoding SDR family oxidoreductase; its protein translation is MDLGIAGRLALVTGASQGIGRAVALTLAREGARVVAVARNPDRLSALIGAIEREGGWARAVPADLSRPPERARLLAELERLGQVELFLGNTGGPPPGPAQALRSEELHNAAEQLLYPMVDLTRALLPGMQARRFGRILYITSLAVREPIENLALSNTLRAGLTGYAKTLAREVAAWGITVNTLGPGYTQTERLEAILAHRAAQRGVSLEAAHAEQTALIPMSRLASPQEIADVAVFLLSERASYLTGQALMVEGGALRSLL
- a CDS encoding GNAT family N-acetyltransferase, giving the protein MRVSTQLEFLPVTSDLAPVVHNLYLSCPTYIALIGGETPSLNDIQRELETLRHDTRRQAVLLRQGERVVGFLDYKVAHPDRHSATISLLLIEESLQGRGLGKAAVEQLEALLKNRMERLYAVVYGQNEQAKRFWERMGFTHLRDSGPTLCWYLKHLR
- a CDS encoding cold-shock protein translates to MHRGRVKWFNAEKGYGFIQREGGEPDVFVHYSAIQARGFRTLNEGDVVTFEIEPGKNGKGPQAANVSVVEPARRS
- the acpP gene encoding acyl carrier protein, with the protein product MAILDDIREVIVDKLGVDPEKVVPEARFIEDLGADSLDTVELIMGLEDKFGLEISDEEAEKIRTVQDAIDFIQSKQAGQ
- the fabG gene encoding 3-oxoacyl-[acyl-carrier-protein] reductase; translated protein: MRKALVTGSSRGIGRAIALELARRGYALAVHYAGNEAAARATAEEARALGAPQVVVLGADLRHPEAAQRLVVEAHAALGGLEVLVNNAGITRDTLLIRMKDEDWDAVIATNLSAIFHTTREAIKLMMRARWGRVVNISSVVGILGNPGQANYVAAKAGLIGFTRAVAKEYASRGITVNAVAPGFIESDMTARLPEEVAHGYLRQIPAGRFGKPEEVAQAVAFLVSDEAGYITGQTLCVDGGLTPH
- the fabD gene encoding ACP S-malonyltransferase; this encodes MVAALFPGQGSQAVGMGRALYQGSRAAREALERAEAVLPGLLRLMLEGPEEELRLTVNQQPALLAVGYAAFQAYLEAGGPPPQFAAGHSLGEWTAHVAAGTLSLEDGLRLVRKRGAYMQEAVPVGAGAMAAVLKLPAATIQELIEGLEGVEIANYNAPEQTVISGTTEGIAQATERLKAHRARVVPLAVSAPFHSSLMRPAQQRLRSELAQVRLHPPRFPVYSNVRAQPEEDPEQIRELLLTQITHPVRWVETLKDLQARGVRTYLEFGSGQVLTGLVGRTLEGVEARALTTPEEITRYLQEAGCEKRW
- a CDS encoding beta-ketoacyl-ACP synthase III — translated: MNTGILALGSYAPERVMTNHDFEKFLDTSDEWIVTRTGIRERRLAAEGEYTSHMAFRAVEDLVRRHGPSALEGVDLVIVATNTPDALFPATAALVQDRFGLNAGAYDLLAGCPGWGYAIAQAHALVKSGLARKVLAIGSETLSKILDFSDRSTAVLFGDGAGAAVIGPVPEGYGFRSFVLGADGSGGRELTLRCVAPCLPDGTPMGPYAYMNGREVFKFAVRVMNTATLEAIEKAGLKPEDIKYLIPHQANARIIEAARERLGLPPEQVWVNVDRYGNTSTASIPIALQEALDAGKIKNGDHILFVTFGAGLTWAASVLTWWQPD
- the rpmF gene encoding 50S ribosomal protein L32; protein product: MAKHPVPKKKVSKSRRDIRRAVVSALTPPTLVKCAQCGAKIPPHTVCDQCGYYAGRKVLEVGA
- a CDS encoding bioflim formation protein — its product is MRRIVALAALIVGLAFAQVPTYPENTVGLGYGVGRGLVLQAGAALPFSPLGIDTGLELELIVPTTFNNFEAWALFKANLLPALTLADLSLSAGLGLDLSYNTQNSVFGLHLGPLASLEIPGGAVSGYLGLGFKGGFSLAYGLGGRLYLEPIALEVGLSDRYPLKVALLYLW
- a CDS encoding carboxylesterase/lipase family protein — translated: MRWALFLLAALGLAWAHPVWVLTPQGRLQGGVNEKAQVAYFLGIPYARAGRWQAPEPVLALPGVFRATEPGPACPQRGVFTTRLGGYLPPQSEDCLNLAVWAPLRPPPPEGYPVMVFIHGGSYTGGGWAEPLYDGTALAARGVVLVSLNYRLGPLGWLALPALQRESPRGTTGNYGLLDMLEALRWVQRNIRAFGGNPDNITLFGHSAGGMAVCTLLAVPEARGLFHKAILQSGGCGYVRTLAEGFAAGARWAAQMGCAADDLACLRGLPLERIFPPEDRSIGALLERLEAGEFALVPWKPHLDGVVLPRVPLEALREGAAADVPLIAGATTQEAWGERVLGPSSWAEFVRRVEERLPGQGPRARQLYQARASSPAEAWAYFQTDRILFCPSLAAAHAQAPHAPAYAYLVDWASPVLPILGSFHGIELPLLFGTERTWPALALFLTQEALEGSRSLAQALQEHWVNFAATGAPYLRGWPEVKSGYALALTFQPGLVPDPFPERCALFR
- a CDS encoding DUF5639 domain-containing protein, which gives rise to MLRVSAADQYLIATGDTPLLEVWAALPQGLYPPFPPVELPGGLDGLLQRGGFGQTFFLGGEVLGLLFSTPRGRLVRAGGLTVKNVQGYDLVRPFVGSFGALGVVQETTLRLRPGRAWVFLRRVGELAEPPLRPRFLWQEGAYTYALHFGHPREVQRFRDSFGGEEVAGWLDYRGFFPRGMGIGMGPVADLRFGWADGGARPDMPEAYRWLAEAL
- a CDS encoding alpha/beta fold hydrolase; translated protein: MTPRFTPPEALRPYQRRVQVGGVGLHLYDTGPGQGPAFLLVHGLGDEADTWRKLFPLLRGRVIAPDLPGFGRSEHPRRAYTLGFFARVLLALLDHLGVGRAVLVGSSLGAAVVLEMALRRPERVERLCLVGGPPWGRPSRAQLLLLTPGLGERLYNRLRASQEAAYASLEPYYARFQALPPEDQRFLRERVWERVWSDDQRRAFFSTLRWMALRSLLGWRWQGLAPPVHLVWGAEDRVVPPGVGRRLAAAIPGARFSLIPDCGHLPQQEKPLELARLL
- the perR gene encoding manganese-dependent transcriptional regulator PerR; the encoded protein is MAIKRLTKQRRAVLEVVQNAKGHHPDAAWVYAEVRKKVPRISLGTVYRTLDALIAEGYLVPLSRPGEAVRYEANLDGHLHMVCRQCGQFFDIIHPLPDLLSEVRARYPEFSIEHVQVEYEGLCPACRAQDP
- a CDS encoding MOSC domain-containing protein, which encodes MRLCSIQLAHTKGLPTSIHKTPVAEARATFWGLEGDYIADSEHHGGPDQAVYVYSQADYDYWAEELGEALAPGSFGENLVFSSFGPPPLRIGDRFRIGEVVLEVSAPRIPCATLAARMGDPGFVRRFRQARRPGFYARVLAEGWLRPGQPIEKIPAPAHWPTVEGLFQLWYDPAPSPEQLRAAMAAPLAARFRAAMARRLVEGL
- a CDS encoding DUF3054 domain-containing protein, which translates into the protein MRPSPKTRGRLLAWGDALAIVAFALVGLKSHGEPLSLAGLARNALPILLAWFLLAPFLRTYTRPTWRNLLYTWALGVSAGVWLRFMVLQKSFDAGYLVFWAVSLATTLALLLLWRGLAFWLLRDRLART
- the lipA gene encoding lipoyl synthase encodes the protein MRNLKTIQLEDFQNGGLIELKVVPGGIAQERPEPVDRNKPAWLRATAPTGPNYHRLKELTQRLRLFTVCQEARCPNIGECWSHGTMTIMVLGSVCTRACKFCAVDTGNPRGWVDPLEPLHVAQAVAELGLRYVVLTSVDRDDLPDGGAAHFAECVRQIKRLDPGVKVETLTPDFQGNLRSVEVVLEGGQEVFANNLETVRRLTPKVRDPRAGYDQTLRVLEHAKKVRPEVLTKSSLMLGLGETEAEIREAMRDLRAVGVDILTLGQYLRPTQHHLPVERYVTPEEFARYRDWGYEAGFMEVFSGPLVRSSYRAEKVFFEATERV